A stretch of Malus sylvestris chromosome 11, drMalSylv7.2, whole genome shotgun sequence DNA encodes these proteins:
- the LOC126590425 gene encoding uncharacterized protein LOC126590425 produces MCYALPKLLMFFFVFAAFSLASISSSSPPPSDHFYYSVSLPSPPSDHVFYSDHCDSIVPQSMQSRYVGSRILKRHTGYYTGGSGILSQNSSFQPYHESEYWIEFTPWSVQRTYVPGLFKIDGSLRFQRGSAFCYVGNVTTHRRPSSVSFKLSGFWSESSGKICMVGSSSNYLGHGRCLYYPAVLKLYNVTSVTSLITGTLESSMSSESDPRYFRTVSILMTPRINYEYPLVSNKCNNSCSAGSDFPSSSFPLATFCSVLSTIKGHEFDLKYSSHCLSTKNCTPFAASELPHVVSLKAIECSENTQRLKVEVEYAQSKNSWYRRSFYPDRILLGEGSWDAKNNQLYVVACRVLNATNSISNSTHVGDCSIRLSLRFPEIWTIGKTSSIVGQIWSSKNVTASGYFESITFESPQNYMVRFPHPDLKYEYTKIDKLIKLCPRNKAAHRNTYKHLKAFSPEMRFGMQVKNSKREVAWGTAVPLFGADSFYHYRYLYLQAASSGDFAPPVSYSYHSIPVNISYQITINFNQLGKIFQTAKIFELK; encoded by the coding sequence ATGTGTTACGCATTGCCAAAGCTTCTCATGTTCTTCTTTGTTTTCGCCGCCTTTTCTTTGGCCTctatttcatcatcttctcctCCACCTTCTGATCACTTCTATTATTCAGTTTCGTTGCCTTCCCCACCTTCTGATCACGTCTTTTATTCTGATCATTGTGATTCAATCGTTCCCCAGTCAATGCAAAGTAGATATGTAGGCTCTCGAATTCTCAAGCGCCATACAGGTTACTACACTGGTGGAAGTGGCATTCTTAGTCAAAACTCATCATTTCAGCCTTATCACGAGTCCGAATACTGGATTGAGTTCACCCCCTGGAGTGTTCAAAGAACCTACGTACCAGGCTTGTTCAAGATTGATGGAAGTCTTCGATTTCAAAGAGGCAGTGCGTTTTGCTATGTGGGAAATGTCACAACTCACCGTCGACCAAGTTCGGTAAGCTTTAAACTAAGTGGGTTCTGGTCCGAATCTTCTGGGAAGATTTGCATGGTTGGATCAAGTTCTAATTACTTGGGACATGGTCGTTGTCTTTATTATCCTGCTGTTCTTAAGCTCTATAATGTCACTAGTGTTACTAGTTTAATTACTGGAACCTTAGAGAGCTCGATGAGTTCTGAGAGTGATCCAAGGTACTTCAGAACAGTCTCTATTTTGATGACACCTCGTATAAATTACGAGTACCCTTTGGTTTCAAATAAATGCAATAACAGTTGTTCTGCAGGAAGTGATTTTCCCTCAAGTTCATTTCCATTGGCCACATTTTGTTCAGTACTTTCAACTATAAAGGGGCATGAGTTTGATCTCAAATATTCAAGCCATTGCCTTTCTACAAAGAACTGCACTCCATTTGCAGCTTCTGAGTTGCCTCACGTTGTGTCGTTGAAGGCTATTGAGTGTTCAGAGAACACACAAAGGTTGAAAGTTGAAGTGGAATATGCACAAAGTAAAAATTCCTGGTATCGGAGGTCTTTTTATCCCGATAGAATATTGCTTGGGGAAGGGTCATGGGATGCAAAGAACAATCAGCTATATGTTGTTGCTTGTCGAGTCTTAAACGCAACAAATTCTATTAGTAATAGTACTCATGTGGGTGATTGTTCAATAAGGTTGAGCTTGAGATTTCCTGAAATATGGACAATCGGAAAGACTAGTAGCATCGTGGGGCAAATTTGGAGCAGCAAAAACGTGACAGCGTCGGGTTACTTTGAAAGCATCACTTTTGAAAGCCCTCAGAATTATATGGTAAGGTTTCCACATCCAGATTTGAAATATGAATATACTAAAATTGACAAGCTAATCAAGTTATGCCCGAGAAACAAGGCTGCTCATCGCAATACCTACAAACATCTCAAAGCATTTTCTCCCGAAATGAGATTTGGcatgcaagtaaaaaattctaaaaggGAAGTAGCATGGGGCACCGCTGTCCCTCTCTTCGGTGCGGACAGCTTCTACCACTATCGTTATCTGTACTTACAGGCTGCAAGCAGTGGAGACTTTGCACCTCCTGTGAGCTACAGCTACCACAGCATCCCTGTCAATATCAGCTACCAAATAACCATCAATTTCAATCAGTTGGGAAAGATATTTCAAACTGCAAAAATCTTCGAACTCAAATGA